The DNA region TCACAAAGTACTTCCTGAACTTTTTTATAAGAATCCTTAAATCCACGTACCCTCAGATGGCGCTCATAGTAATGCAACATACGGCTGACAATCTGAAGCAGATGAAAAGAAACGGAAAAATGAGACCGCAGCTGTTTCAATCTACGGTTTCCGAAACGATACCCACCATGGATCACATAGGTATCAAAGGAGGACTGAAGATTATGAACCAGAACCTGAAATCGGCGGATTTCCGCTTCATTAACCTTGGCGGGCACCAGCTCCAGCATTTCCGCATAGGGATAAGGCTCATAGAAACCAAACTGATCAAAATCCTTTGCAGTTGCAATGAGTTCGCTTGCAATTTTTACAATATAGTGCCCCTGAAAAGGAACCGCATCCTCATCATCATCAATATTATGTTCCAGCACTTCTGAGGTAATGACGCCCGGAAAATCCTGGGGTTCAAAGGCCGAGGCTGGAAGCGGTATCCCAAGGGTTGCGGCTTCTTCCAGAATAACAGGAGCCACCCGAATCAGAACACTGTTCAAAAATTCCAGTGTCTTTTCTCCTTCCTTACGAAATGTCGCAACATCTTCCAGCCCATAATATTCAAGGCGATTAAGGATATGCTGCTGCGCATAACAGCCCAGACTGATATGCCGCACCGTAGCTGCCAACTCTCTGTAAAAATACCAGCCTCTGTTATTTTTTGCCCCATGAAAATCCAGAAAATCTTCCAGCAGATGGGAAGTGGAGATCAGTTTGGAATACATGCGTTTTGTAAAATAATGCCGTGGCTCCAGAAAGCGAGTGATATAGATACAGCACTTCAGATAATCTTCTGAATAAATTTTTACTTTTTCAGAAAAAGTTATCTTGCAGGTCAGTTCTTCCACATTCCCCCCCATTGGTGCTGATTCGGTTCAGTTTAAAAAAAATTTTTCTCACCGACCACCAAACATAACCGCCAGGACCTCAAAAAAAAGATCACTGGCGGTTATAGTACAAACGGTTAGAGTAAGCCGTAAGCCGAATTCTGTTCTCTGCCCCGGTTACCCGGAAAAGAGTGACGATCATTCATCTAGAACCGCCGTTACCGACGGCCTCAAGCGACCTACCCGGAAGCAGGGCGGGCCACCCTGACACTTCCCTATTTGGTCTTGCACCGGATGGGGTTTACCCAGCTGCTCCGATCACCCGGAACACTGGTGCGCTCTTACCGCACCCTTTCACCCTTACCTTCTGCCTGAAGCAAAAGGCGGTCTTCTCTCTGTTGCACTTGCCTTCACGTCACCGTGACTCCACGTTATGGAGCATCCTGCCCTGTGGTGTTCGGACTTTCCTCCCGGATACCATAGCATCCCGGCGATCGTCTGGCTTACTCTTACCGTCTGCTTTAACCAGTATAAGCTTCTTTTCCATAAAAGTCCATCATGGAAAATCACCAGTGCTCCCATAAAAACACTATTCAGACACCATTCCAGTACACAATACGGTTACAACGCGGACAGTGACGGATTTCATTACACCTTTGAAGCTCAATACAAAACTGGGGTGGCAGGGTCATAAAACACCCTTTGCATATACTGGAGCTTACACATGCGACACCGACACCTCCCCCCAGACTGACCGCCTTTTCAAAACGTTTCAGCAGGCGAAGAGAAGCCTTTTGCCCCAGATTCAAGTGTTCCTTTTCCAGCTCTGCCAGGGCTGCCACTTCCCTGGAACAGGAAGCCATCAGTTCAGCCTTCTGCTCTTCCACACGCAGAGCCTCCGCATCCACCCTTGCCTGAATATCTGCAAGTTCCGCTTCCATGGCACTGATCTGATCAATCAGCCCCACCATGGCTTCCTGCATACGACCATTGGCCTTTCGGTTATCATCCATTTCCCGCAACAGCACCTGATAATCCCGGTTATTGGTAACGGTTCTAAGCGTCTGCTCACTCTTTTTCAAGCGGTCTTCATTATAGCGAAGATCGTCTTCAAATCCTTCATACTGTTTACGCAAACTGGCCAAAGCTTCACTTTTTTCATCAAGCGCAGAACGCTCACGGTCGAGAACCTCTTCCAGCCGGGATTGTTGCTGCTCAACACCCTGAATGGTCACCCGCAGCTCGCTGGCACGGGTCTCCGTCTCCTGGAGACGAATCAGAATATCCAGTTCTTCTCTAACCGATGGATTCATAACGGATCCGTCCTCTGGGCCGATAGTAAAAACTGTCTGTGATCAGCCCATTCCCACAGACAAATCATTATCATCATCTGTCCATAAACCCGAACAGTACACCAAGGCATTAAAACATTATAAAACAGAAAAAGGATCCTGCTGTGACACCAAAGGCACAAGGGTAATCTTCTCCCCTTTTTCCTCAAGAACACTTAAAAGACGTTCAAGCATCAGATCCACCATAATCCTTTCCGTGCCAAAGTGTCCTGCATCCACCAGACAAAGTCCGTGATCCAGCGCATCCATGGCTTCATGGTATTTCACATCTCCGGTAAGCAGAACATCTGCTCCCCGTACAAGGGCATCATGAATCATTCCGCCTCCGCTCCCCGTACACAGTGCAACACAGCGAATGGACGTTTCAGGGTTTCCCACAACCCGTACATATTTAAGATCAAGATCCTTTTTCACCTTTTCTGAAAAAGCCGAAAGGCTCATGGACGCCGGAAGAAACCCGGTCCTCCCCAAACCTGCCCCCATATCCCTCTCGCCGGCAGGTACAGCATCCATCTGTGCATCAGGACAAAGGCTTCTGATCTTTGCCTTAACACCGGAGATTTTATCGGCGCTGACACGACAGCGG from Desulfobotulus mexicanus includes:
- a CDS encoding zinc ribbon domain-containing protein; translation: MNPSVREELDILIRLQETETRASELRVTIQGVEQQQSRLEEVLDRERSALDEKSEALASLRKQYEGFEDDLRYNEDRLKKSEQTLRTVTNNRDYQVLLREMDDNRKANGRMQEAMVGLIDQISAMEAELADIQARVDAEALRVEEQKAELMASCSREVAALAELEKEHLNLGQKASLRLLKRFEKAVSLGGGVGVACVSSSICKGCFMTLPPQFCIELQRCNEIRHCPRCNRIVYWNGV
- a CDS encoding HPr family phosphocarrier protein is translated as MEELTCKITFSEKVKIYSEDYLKCCIYITRFLEPRHYFTKRMYSKLISTSHLLEDFLDFHGAKNNRGWYFYRELAATVRHISLGCYAQQHILNRLEYYGLEDVATFRKEGEKTLEFLNSVLIRVAPVILEEAATLGIPLPASAFEPQDFPGVITSEVLEHNIDDDEDAVPFQGHYIVKIASELIATAKDFDQFGFYEPYPYAEMLELVPAKVNEAEIRRFQVLVHNLQSSFDTYVIHGGYRFGNRRLKQLRSHFSVSFHLLQIVSRMLHYYERHLRVRGFKDSYKKVQEVLCDYVDPEILLDRTVNYALFYVNHYLSSGTQLAKELLNEYVEQGSITVGIPVKLGFHSRPSLMVAKIVQHYGGRVDLCVGDAVFDASSVLDIQWAGGKIQKEAIQEVCFKGDVRALKDIQVLAAVNYGEDSMGKGIPLPKELTYLR